From the genome of Vicia villosa cultivar HV-30 ecotype Madison, WI linkage group LG2, Vvil1.0, whole genome shotgun sequence, one region includes:
- the LOC131646267 gene encoding zinc finger protein 5-like codes for MEKEMCDISVEKRLRLFGFELNPIKNNIEGLVKESNEGDESVNSSNSFSSGGEKIVQEKVSSRDQQDERKFECQYCFKEFANSQALGGHQNAHKKERMKKKRLQLQARKASINYYLQPFQKNHHGFSSYHGSSDTHWFYDPSSYNNSDQFSLCEESQISFKSKNVHHDANSWYSLPPHHVPTSQQDTCMFTFSNKDVRPFILDPSLNQSHSKGLDLQLGLNLESNSRSSFKRT; via the coding sequence ATGGAAAAGGAAATGTGTGATATTTCTGTTGAGAAAAGGCTTAGACTATTTGGTTTTGAGCTAAATCCAATAAAGAATAATATTGAAGGACTTGTGAAAGAGTCTAATGAAGGAGATGAAAGTGTGAATTCCTCTAATTCATTTTCATCCGGAGGAGAGAAAATAgtgcaagaaaaagtttcatcTAGAGACCAACAAGATGAGAGAAAATTTGAGTGTCAATATTGTTTCAAAGAATTTGCAAACTCACAAGCATTAGGAGGCCATCAAAATGCACACAagaaagaaagaatgaagaaaaaaagattgCAACTTCAAGCTAGAAAAGCTAGCATAAACTATTACTTACAACCTTTTCAAAAGAAtcaccatggtttttcttcttacCATGGTTCTTCTGATACTCATTGGTTTTATGACCCTTCTTCTTATAACAACTCTGATCAATTCTCTTTGTGTGAAGAGTCTCAAATTAGTTTCAAGTCAAAAAATGTTCATCATGATGCCAATTCTTGGTATTCTTTGCCTCCTCATCATGTTCCTACCTCTCAACAAGATACTTGCATGTTTACTTTCTCTAATAAAGATGTTAGGCCTTTCATTTTGGATCCTTCTTTGAATCAAAGTCATAGTAAAGGTTTAGATCTTCAATTAGGTCTCAATTTGGAGTCAAATTCAAGAAGCTCTTTCAAAAGGACATAG